In Eucalyptus grandis isolate ANBG69807.140 chromosome 4, ASM1654582v1, whole genome shotgun sequence, the following proteins share a genomic window:
- the LOC104441829 gene encoding subtilisin-like protease, producing the protein MSCIGFSLEPSCWKMEENRCRKFPMVAVFFLVGFICSFSFHPATAQTVLEHEQNVLSTYIVHVRKRAGEVFARSEDLQSWYQSFLPQMTPNSDQTNRMVHSYKNSITGFAAKMTADEAKELLKLDAVVSVKQEKIFSLHTTHSPSFLNLNPGVGLWKDSTLGKGVIIGVLDTGITPGHPSFDDEGMSSPPAKWKGKCTFNATSCNNKLIGTRNFVTSTLPPTDEDGHGTHTSSTAAGNFVKNANVLGQALGTAIGVAPHAHLAMYQVCSDVGCPESSILAAMDAAIEDGVDVLSLSLGGGSTPFYADSIAVGAFSAIQKGIFVSCSAGNSGPINTSLSNEAPWILTVGASTIDRTVKATAKLGNGAEYNGESLFQPKDFGSAYPLVYAGANGNQTSALCAEGSLRNLDVKGKVVLCERGGGIARIAKGQEVKDAGGAAMIMMNDELNGYSTLADAHVLPATHIPYADGLKIKSYINSTSNPMATILFKGTIIGNSEAPAVTSFSSRGPSFESPGILKPDIIGPGVSILAAWPFSLDNSSTTDVTFNIISGTSMSCPHLSGIAALLKSSHPDWSPAAIKSAIMTTAYQINLGSKPIVDETLLPADIFATGAGHVNPPKADDPGLIYDIKPDNYIPYLCGLGYKDSEIETITQEKAKCLQIKSIPQAQLNYPSFSIILGSSAQNYSRTVTNVGPADSSYTYKVDAPEGVDVTVYPSEIKFSVAVQMATYTVGFHRSSGGSFTKPFAQGSLTWVSSDHSVRSPIAVVFK; encoded by the coding sequence ATGAGCTGCATAGGTTTTTCTCTTGAACCTTCTTGCTGGAAAATGGAGGAAAACCGATGCAGAAAGTTCCCGATGGTGgctgttttctttcttgttggttTCATCTGCTCCTTCAGTTTTCATCCGGCAACCGCCCAAACTGTTCTTGAGCATGAACAAAATGTCCTGTCTACTTATATCGTCCATGTTAGAAAACGAGCGGGTGAAGTTTTTGCCCGGTCAGAGGATCTACAGAGCTGGTACCAATCGTTCCTGCCCCAGATGACACCAAATTCGGACCAGACGAATCGTATGGTCCATTCCTACAAGAATTCGATCACAGGATTCGCAGCAAAGATGACAGCAGACGAGGCTAAGGAACTTTTGAAGTTGGATGCAGTTGTGTCTGTGAAACAAGAGAAGATTTTCTCATTGCACACGACTCACTCACCTTCCTTCTTGAACTTGAACCCTGGGGTGGGGTTGTGGAAAGACTCCACTTTGGGCAAGGGCGTGATCATTGGAGTCCTCGACACAGGAATAACGCCGGGTCATCCTTCATTTGATGACGAAGGAATGTCCTCTCCCCCTGCTAAATGGAAAGGCAAGTGTACTTTCAATGCCACTTCCTGCAATAACAAGCTCATCGGCACGAGGAATTTCGTGACCTCTACTTTGCCACCAACCGACGAGGATGGACACGGCACCCACACTTCCAGCACGGCAGCGGGAAATTTTGTAAAGAATGCCAATGTCCTGGGACAAGCCCTTGGCACTGCCATCGGGGTGGCACCTCATGCCCACCTGGCTATGTACCAGGTGTGCTCTGATGTGGGCTGCCCTGAGAGCAGCATACTGGCCGCTATGGATGCTGCTATTGAGGATGGTGTCGATgtgctctccctctctcttggtGGCGGTTCCACTCCATTCTATGCTGACTCGATCGCTGTGGGGGCATTTTCTGCGATTCAAAAGGGAATCTTTGTGAGCTGCTCAGCGGGTAACAGTGGCCCGATCAACACTTCCTTGTCTAACGAGGCTCCCTGGATTCTCACTGTGGGAGCAAGCACTATCGATAGGACCGTAAAAGCTACCGCTAAGCTAGGAAATGGCGCAGAGTACAATGGTGAATCCCTTTTCCAGCCCAAGGACTTTGGATCGGCTTACCCACTTGTGTATGCTGGCGCAAATGGAAACCAAACATCCGCATTATGTGCTGAAGGATCGTTGCGGAACTTGGACGTGAAAGGAAAGGTCGTCTTGTGTGAGAGAGGTGGAGGAATCGCAAGAATCGCCAAAGGGCAAGAAGTGAAGGATGCCGGTGGTGCTGCCATGATTATGATGAACGATGAACTCAATGGCTACAGCACGCTAGCTGACGCTCATGTCCTTCCCGCAACCCACATACCTTACGCTGACGGTCTGAAAATCAAGTCCTACATCAACTCGACCTCCAATCCGATGGCCACCATTTTGTTCAAAGGAACAATTATTGGGAATTCCGAAGCACCAGCAGTGACATCCTTCTCTTCCAGGGGCCCCAGCTTTGAGAGCCCTGGAATCCTGAAACCCGACATAATTGGCCCAGGAGTCAGCATCCTAGCAGCCTGGCCATTCTCTCTTGATAACAGCTCGACTACTGATGTGACCTTCAACATCATCTCTGGAACCTCCATGTCGTGCCCTCATCTCAGTGGCATTGCAGCTCTGCTGAAGAGCTCTCACCCTGATTGGTCGCCTGCTGCCATAAAATCCGCAATCATGACCACTGCATATCAAATAAACCTTGGAAGTAAGCCAATCGTCGATGAAACCCTTCTTCCAGCTGACATCTTCGCCACAGGTGCAGGCCATGTGAATCCACCCAAAGCAGACGATCCAGGCCTTATTTACGACATCAAGCCCGACAACTACATCCCTTATTTATGTGGTTTGGGATACAAGGATTCTGAAATTGAAACCATCACACAGGAAAAGGCCAAATGCTTACAAATAAAAAGCATACCTCAGGCACAGCTGAATTACCCATCCTTCAGCATAATACTGGGCTCTAGCGCCCAGAACTATTCTAGGACAGTTACAAATGTCGGGCCTGCTGACTCCTCGTACACATACAAGGTTGATGCACCGGAAGGTGTTGATGTCACGGTGTATCCTTCTGAGATCAAATTCAGTGTGGCGGTGCAAATGGCCACGTATACTGTGGGGTTCCACAGAAGTTCTGGTGGGAGCTTTACTAAGCCATTTGCTCAAGGATCCCTGACATGGGTTTCTTCAGATCACTCCGTGAGAAGCCCCATTGCTGTTGTTTTTAAATGA